A genomic region of Ktedonobacteraceae bacterium contains the following coding sequences:
- a CDS encoding Lrp/AsnC family transcriptional regulator: MALEIEKLLDDTGWRLLEALQENARLSYSELGQRVGLSSPAVAERIHRMEDAGIISGYHAQVNVAKIGFPVTAIIRMGSAPGERCTRSVPYIQEIPEVLECYRVTGSDSFILRVMASSVEQLEALIDRLSGHGSLTTSIVLSTPLSRRIITQKLASMEGEEVEATA; encoded by the coding sequence ATGGCTTTAGAAATTGAGAAGCTGCTGGATGATACCGGTTGGCGGCTTTTAGAGGCGCTGCAAGAGAACGCCCGTCTCTCGTATAGTGAACTTGGACAGCGTGTTGGGCTCTCCTCACCTGCCGTGGCGGAACGTATTCACAGGATGGAAGATGCGGGTATTATCAGCGGATATCATGCTCAGGTCAATGTGGCAAAGATTGGTTTCCCCGTCACTGCTATTATCCGCATGGGTTCTGCTCCCGGGGAGAGATGTACACGTTCTGTACCTTATATACAGGAAATACCTGAAGTATTGGAGTGTTACCGCGTCACAGGCAGCGATTCGTTCATCCTGAGAGTAATGGCTTCATCGGTTGAACAGCTGGAGGCCCTTATCGACCGCCTATCAGGACACGGTTCCCTCACCACCTCAATCGTACTTTCTACGCCGCTATCGAGGAGAATCATTACTCAAAAATTGGCCAGTATGGAAGGCGAGGAGGTCGAAGCCACAGCCTGA
- a CDS encoding ATP-dependent Clp protease proteolytic subunit, whose amino-acid sequence MTSSLVVPTVIEATGRGERAYDIYSRLLRDRIIMINGPVESTMASLVVAQLLFLYSEDSQREINVYINSPGGEVTSGLAIYDTMRSLSCPVATTCVGFAASFGTILLMAGDKGLRRSLPHARIHIHQPLIQGGIGGQATDIDIHAREILHTRDVLNEIIHYHTGQPLERIKRDTERDFFMSPEEAIEYGIVDEILKLAEK is encoded by the coding sequence ATGACATCGAGTCTTGTAGTTCCAACGGTAATAGAGGCGACGGGGCGTGGAGAACGCGCCTACGACATTTACTCGCGCCTGCTGCGGGATCGCATTATCATGATTAACGGTCCTGTCGAGTCGACGATGGCCAGCCTGGTCGTGGCCCAGTTACTGTTTTTGTATTCTGAAGATAGCCAGCGCGAGATTAATGTCTATATCAATTCGCCCGGTGGTGAGGTCACTTCGGGCCTGGCGATTTACGATACGATGCGTTCGCTGTCCTGCCCGGTTGCCACGACCTGCGTAGGCTTTGCCGCCAGTTTCGGCACCATTCTGCTGATGGCGGGTGACAAGGGGCTGCGACGTTCGCTGCCGCATGCTCGTATTCACATCCATCAACCTCTTATTCAGGGCGGAATTGGTGGACAGGCTACCGATATCGATATCCATGCCCGTGAAATCCTGCACACGCGCGATGTTCTCAATGAGATCATCCACTACCATACGGGCCAGCCGCTCGAGCGAATCAAACGCGATACCGAACGCGACTTCTTCATGAGTCCCGAAGAGGCCATCGAGTACGGCATCGTCGATGAGATACTCAAACTGGCCGAAAAGTAG